From a region of the Mycolicibacterium sp. MU0050 genome:
- a CDS encoding fatty acid--CoA ligase family protein: MNLTMLLDMAVDGFGDRILIGSRTDGFTAAQLAEMAAHGADMIRLADADALLYLAVNGPAFPVALFAAARAGVPLVPVNYRLGSEQLQALLSNHPLAIGIADKPHIGALREAGLTTVHTPEAWLSITSTPTDGASTHGFTVETGQPSETDEPAPAVIIYTSGTTSAPKGVLLRHENLTSYVFGSVEFGSSEESDSALISVPPYHIAAVANAITSLYAGRRTMVLEQFTPTEWLDIVKQENITNALVVPTMLARIVEVADGIELPSLRALAYGGAPMPISVIEKAMKIWQHVDFVNAYGLTETSSTVAVLGPDDHRAAVASDEPAVRARLASVGRPVPGVDIQIRDDDGQVLAAGQHGTIWIRGEQVSAEYAGLGRALDDQGFFNTRDHGFFDADGYLFVGGRNDDTIIRGAENIAPAEIEDVLLRHPAVLDAAVVGVPDEEWGQRIEAVVVLRPDEDTDADELRAHVRATLRSSKTPERVFFWPELPRTETGKLVRRRVLERMSDAPATPVAP, translated from the coding sequence ATGAACCTTACGATGCTGCTGGACATGGCCGTCGACGGCTTCGGCGACCGGATCCTCATCGGGTCGAGAACTGACGGATTCACGGCTGCGCAGTTGGCCGAGATGGCCGCCCACGGTGCCGATATGATTCGGCTCGCCGACGCCGACGCCCTGCTCTACCTGGCGGTCAACGGACCGGCCTTTCCGGTGGCCCTCTTCGCTGCAGCGCGCGCCGGGGTGCCGCTGGTCCCGGTGAACTATCGGCTTGGTAGCGAACAGCTGCAGGCGTTGTTGTCCAACCATCCCTTGGCCATCGGCATTGCCGACAAGCCTCATATCGGTGCTCTGCGCGAAGCCGGCCTGACCACGGTCCATACTCCCGAGGCCTGGCTGAGTATCACGTCGACGCCCACCGATGGCGCCTCGACGCATGGTTTCACTGTAGAAACCGGACAGCCGTCAGAGACGGACGAACCGGCCCCGGCGGTGATCATCTACACGAGTGGGACCACCTCAGCACCCAAAGGTGTCCTGCTGCGCCACGAGAACCTGACATCATACGTATTCGGGTCGGTCGAATTCGGGTCGTCCGAGGAGTCCGATTCCGCGTTGATCAGCGTCCCCCCGTACCACATCGCTGCGGTGGCGAACGCGATCACCAGTCTGTATGCCGGACGGCGCACGATGGTCCTCGAGCAGTTCACGCCCACCGAATGGCTCGATATCGTCAAACAGGAGAACATCACCAATGCACTGGTCGTTCCAACCATGCTGGCCCGCATCGTGGAAGTGGCCGACGGCATAGAACTCCCCTCCCTGCGCGCCCTCGCCTACGGTGGAGCTCCGATGCCGATCAGCGTGATCGAGAAGGCGATGAAGATCTGGCAGCACGTCGACTTCGTGAACGCATACGGGCTCACCGAAACAAGTTCGACAGTCGCGGTCCTGGGTCCCGATGACCACCGGGCGGCTGTGGCCTCCGATGAACCGGCCGTTCGTGCCCGTCTGGCATCCGTGGGCCGCCCCGTACCCGGTGTCGACATCCAGATTCGTGATGACGATGGACAGGTACTCGCCGCGGGTCAGCACGGCACCATCTGGATCCGCGGCGAACAGGTCTCGGCCGAGTACGCCGGCCTCGGCAGGGCGCTGGACGACCAGGGGTTCTTCAATACGCGCGACCACGGATTCTTCGACGCCGACGGTTATCTATTCGTCGGAGGCCGCAATGACGACACCATCATCAGGGGCGCGGAGAACATCGCTCCCGCCGAGATTGAGGACGTGCTGCTTCGGCATCCCGCCGTTCTCGACGCGGCGGTCGTCGGTGTCCCCGACGAGGAATGGGGTCAACGCATCGAGGCGGTAGTCGTGCTGCGTCCCGACGAGGACACCGACGCAGATGAGCTGCGCGCCCACGTGCGAGCCACCCTCCGCAGCAGCAAGACCCCCGAACGCGTGTTCTTCTGGCCGGAACTGCCGCGCACCGAAACCGGCAAGCTGGTCCGCCGCAGGGTTCTTGAGCGCATGAGCGATGCGCCGGCCACGCCGGTGGCGCCGTGA
- a CDS encoding mycofactocin-coupled SDR family oxidoreductase: MSTQRSGVAAGKVAFITGAARGQGRSHAIRLAQEGADIIAVDICAPIPTVPYPLADPADLDETVRLVESAGGRILFRAGDVRDFDFLRETVDAGVKEFGRLDIVLGNAGIAHYSSALDLDAQSWSDMIDVNLNGVWWTVKAALPHLVAGQRGGSIILTSSTAGLRGMEHCVHYAAAKHGLVGMMKVLALELGRHRIRVNAIHPNSTNTDMLQNEPTYGLFLPGRENPTMEDFSRIAQRLNVLPVPWSEPSDISDAILFLISDQACNITGVSLPVDAGQSIRW; this comes from the coding sequence GTGAGCACACAGCGCAGCGGAGTGGCCGCGGGCAAGGTCGCATTCATCACCGGAGCCGCCCGCGGCCAGGGACGCAGCCACGCCATCCGGCTGGCTCAAGAGGGGGCCGACATCATCGCCGTCGACATCTGCGCCCCGATACCGACGGTTCCCTATCCCCTGGCAGATCCAGCGGACCTCGATGAGACGGTCCGACTCGTCGAATCTGCCGGAGGTCGTATCCTTTTCCGCGCAGGTGATGTTCGCGACTTCGACTTCCTGCGGGAGACCGTCGATGCCGGCGTCAAGGAGTTCGGACGTCTCGACATCGTGCTCGGAAACGCCGGTATCGCCCATTACAGTTCTGCCCTCGACCTTGACGCGCAGTCATGGAGCGACATGATCGACGTCAACCTGAATGGAGTCTGGTGGACCGTCAAGGCCGCCCTACCCCATCTGGTCGCCGGCCAGCGCGGTGGATCGATCATCCTGACGAGCTCCACAGCCGGGCTGCGAGGCATGGAGCATTGCGTGCACTATGCAGCTGCCAAGCACGGGCTCGTGGGCATGATGAAGGTGCTCGCCCTCGAGCTGGGCAGACACAGGATCCGGGTGAACGCCATTCACCCCAACAGCACCAACACCGACATGCTTCAGAACGAGCCAACGTACGGACTCTTCCTGCCGGGCCGCGAGAATCCAACGATGGAGGACTTCAGCCGTATCGCCCAGCGACTCAATGTTCTTCCTGTCCCATGGTCAGAACCGTCCGACATCTCCGACGCCATCCTTTTCCTCATCTCCGATCAAGCCTGCAACATCACCGGTGTCAGCCTGCCGGTCGATGCTGGCCAATCGATCCGCTGGTAG
- a CDS encoding acyl-CoA dehydrogenase family protein, with translation MQRDIFEPEHVQFRESVREFLSRHVSPFQDRWNADGIVDRSVYTEAARYGILGFSVPEEFGGAGVNNDFRYNAVVAEECAYASAHGPAFSLQNDIIAPYLLDLTTEEQRRRWLPPFARGELIAAVAMTEPDAGSDLQGIRTHARPAQDGWILNGAKTFISSGIHADLVIVVARTAPEPDAKASSAFTLLAVERGMPGFDRGRKLDKIGLRSQDTAELTFNDVHVPAANVVGEVGRGFIHLMRNLPMERLSIALNAVASCRAVLDMTLDYVKSRRAFGSPIGSFQANKFELATYETEIDIAQVYVDRCITALNAGTLDATGAAKAKWWTTELQQRVVYGCQQMFGGYGYMTEYPIAQAYLDARIQTVYGGSTQIMKELIGRSLGL, from the coding sequence TTGCAGCGCGACATCTTCGAACCCGAGCACGTCCAGTTCCGCGAGTCCGTCCGAGAGTTCCTGTCCCGCCACGTTTCACCGTTCCAGGACAGGTGGAACGCCGACGGCATCGTCGACCGGTCGGTGTATACAGAGGCCGCCCGGTACGGAATCCTGGGATTCTCAGTACCCGAGGAATTCGGCGGTGCGGGCGTGAACAACGATTTCCGCTACAACGCTGTCGTGGCCGAGGAGTGTGCGTACGCATCCGCGCACGGGCCTGCGTTCTCGCTCCAGAACGACATCATCGCCCCGTACCTGCTGGATCTGACGACCGAAGAGCAACGCCGGCGTTGGCTCCCGCCGTTCGCCCGAGGTGAACTCATCGCCGCAGTCGCGATGACCGAACCCGATGCAGGCAGCGACCTCCAAGGAATCCGAACCCACGCCAGGCCTGCGCAAGACGGGTGGATCCTCAACGGCGCCAAGACATTCATCTCATCCGGCATTCACGCCGACCTCGTGATCGTCGTAGCTCGGACCGCCCCCGAGCCCGACGCCAAGGCCAGCTCCGCATTCACCCTCCTCGCGGTCGAGCGGGGCATGCCCGGATTCGATCGCGGTCGCAAGCTCGACAAGATCGGCTTGCGTTCGCAGGACACTGCGGAGTTGACCTTCAACGACGTGCACGTTCCCGCCGCAAACGTCGTTGGAGAGGTGGGTCGTGGGTTCATTCACCTCATGCGCAACCTGCCGATGGAACGACTGTCGATCGCACTGAACGCAGTCGCATCGTGTCGAGCCGTCTTGGACATGACGCTGGACTACGTGAAGTCCCGCAGGGCATTCGGCAGTCCGATCGGTTCATTCCAGGCCAACAAGTTCGAACTGGCCACTTACGAGACCGAGATCGACATCGCCCAGGTGTACGTGGATCGATGCATCACGGCGCTCAACGCGGGAACCCTCGACGCGACAGGAGCCGCCAAGGCCAAATGGTGGACCACAGAGCTTCAGCAGCGCGTGGTCTACGGTTGTCAGCAGATGTTCGGTGGATACGGGTATATGACCGAATACCCGATCGCACAGGCGTATCTCGACGCCCGGATCCAAACTGTGTATGGGGGTTCGACGCAGATCATGAAGGAACTCATCGGCCGGTCCCTCGGCCTGTAG
- a CDS encoding CoA transferase, with product MHRPMEGVRILEVAQYTFVPAAAAILADWGADVIKVEHAEKGDAQRGLVRVLGLDAGREGSSFAPIMEGPNRSKRSIGLDLEKQEARPVLEELVRRSDVFLTNYLPSARRKLGINVEDIRKINPDIIYAVGSGFGSEGPDAERGAYDSTAFWARGGSADGLNPPGTARSAFMPSGAYGDNMGGLSIAAGISAALYGRKCTGKPSEIDVSLLAVGAWATQFNVNLAMMTGGPLPKADSTTQAPGNPLTGSYRTLDGRWLQFAILQPIRYWREFFTAIGLDDVATDPRYDTLDRIAADKDALCERIAESIASRTYADWVVGFKDFTGQWAPVQDGWDMAHDEALLANGRIVEVVDADGVRQRLVANPVKFDNHAVQMERAPQFAEHTDEILRELGVDDEGLIELKIAGAAT from the coding sequence ATGCACCGCCCGATGGAAGGCGTCCGTATCCTGGAGGTCGCGCAGTACACCTTCGTGCCGGCCGCCGCGGCAATTCTCGCTGATTGGGGCGCGGATGTCATCAAGGTGGAGCACGCCGAGAAGGGCGACGCTCAGCGCGGTCTGGTTCGGGTGCTCGGTCTCGACGCGGGTCGGGAGGGCTCGTCGTTCGCGCCGATCATGGAGGGGCCAAACCGCAGCAAACGAAGCATCGGACTGGATCTGGAGAAACAAGAAGCACGTCCCGTGCTTGAAGAACTGGTGAGGCGCAGTGATGTGTTCCTCACCAATTATCTGCCCTCAGCCCGTCGTAAGCTCGGAATCAATGTCGAAGATATCCGAAAGATCAACCCCGACATCATCTATGCGGTGGGCAGTGGGTTCGGCAGTGAGGGTCCTGACGCCGAGCGTGGCGCCTATGATTCGACGGCCTTCTGGGCGCGGGGTGGCAGCGCGGACGGTCTGAATCCGCCGGGCACCGCCCGTTCGGCGTTCATGCCCTCCGGTGCATACGGCGACAACATGGGAGGGTTGAGCATCGCCGCTGGCATCTCCGCTGCACTCTACGGACGGAAGTGTACGGGGAAGCCGTCTGAGATCGACGTCTCCCTGCTGGCAGTGGGCGCCTGGGCAACCCAGTTCAATGTGAATCTGGCGATGATGACCGGTGGACCTCTTCCTAAGGCGGACAGCACAACACAGGCACCGGGAAACCCGCTCACCGGAAGTTACCGGACGTTGGACGGCCGCTGGCTGCAGTTCGCGATACTCCAGCCGATCCGGTACTGGAGAGAGTTCTTCACGGCCATTGGGCTCGATGACGTCGCCACTGATCCCAGGTACGACACACTCGATCGCATCGCCGCAGACAAGGACGCGCTGTGTGAGCGCATCGCCGAGTCCATCGCGTCGAGAACCTATGCCGACTGGGTTGTCGGCTTCAAGGACTTCACCGGCCAGTGGGCCCCCGTCCAGGACGGATGGGACATGGCTCACGACGAGGCACTCCTGGCGAACGGACGTATCGTAGAAGTCGTCGATGCAGACGGAGTGCGCCAACGACTGGTGGCGAACCCAGTGAAGTTCGACAACCATGCGGTTCAGATGGAGCGTGCGCCTCAGTTCGCAGAGCACACCGACGAGATCCTCCGTGAGCTCGGCGTGGACGATGAAGGCCTGATCGAGCTGAAGATCGCCGGCGCGGCTACCTGA
- a CDS encoding thiolase C-terminal domain-containing protein translates to MTSGKGESPSLVESGPTRPLPQPTLSSAAFWASGADGVLRIAQCSACRRRVHPPVALCPYCHARDVSLTPVSGRGVVVGFTVNEQQWLADFPPPYVVAIVALDEDPAVRLTTNIINCDVQDVCIGLNVRVVFSKQDSKVWLPLFEPDPHALESVSAPPANPEPDLTPRPRVSAHKFEDRVAVTGVGQSRLGRRLMVDPLSLTVDACLQAVADAGLTLAEIDGLSTYPGSPAVHPGMSEGGIMALEEALRIRPTWVNGGGDLPGQNGSIIAAMLAVAAGLCRHVLCFRTVWEASHAALVRSGDWIPPVERATGMAEERSPYGAVSAANWIACQASHYLHRYGVSRDVLGWIAVNARTNAARNPEAVYRDPITIDDYHAARMISSPFGLYDCDVPIDGAVAVIVSAVETAADCRNPAVLVEAVGTQIMERLSWDQSTLTHLPQSLGPSAHLWSRTDLRHDDVDVALLYDGFSFNALSWLEGLGFCEFGGATDFVDEGRGIGMRGRLPLNPHGGQLSAGRTHGYGLFREAVLQLRGQAHGRQVENARVAVVTAGGGVPSGAILLRNN, encoded by the coding sequence GTGACCTCGGGCAAGGGGGAGAGCCCTTCGTTGGTTGAGTCCGGGCCGACGCGTCCGCTGCCGCAGCCGACGCTGTCCAGTGCGGCCTTCTGGGCTTCGGGAGCTGACGGGGTGCTGCGCATCGCCCAGTGCAGCGCTTGTCGTCGGCGGGTGCATCCACCCGTGGCCCTGTGCCCTTACTGCCATGCTCGTGATGTGTCCTTGACGCCGGTATCCGGACGTGGCGTCGTTGTCGGATTCACGGTGAACGAACAGCAGTGGCTCGCGGACTTCCCTCCGCCCTACGTCGTGGCGATCGTCGCTCTGGATGAAGATCCCGCGGTCCGATTGACGACGAACATTATCAACTGCGATGTCCAGGATGTGTGTATCGGGCTGAACGTGCGGGTTGTCTTCTCGAAGCAGGACTCCAAGGTGTGGCTGCCTCTGTTCGAGCCCGACCCGCACGCCCTCGAGTCGGTGTCAGCCCCACCCGCGAACCCGGAACCGGACCTGACCCCGCGTCCCCGGGTCTCAGCACACAAGTTCGAGGACCGGGTCGCAGTGACCGGAGTAGGCCAGTCTCGACTCGGCCGACGGCTGATGGTGGACCCGTTGTCGTTGACGGTGGACGCGTGTCTGCAGGCGGTGGCGGATGCCGGGCTGACTCTGGCGGAGATCGACGGACTGTCCACCTATCCCGGAAGCCCGGCTGTCCACCCAGGCATGTCCGAGGGGGGCATCATGGCCCTGGAGGAGGCCCTTCGGATCCGGCCAACCTGGGTCAACGGCGGAGGGGATCTCCCTGGGCAGAACGGCTCCATCATCGCAGCCATGCTGGCCGTTGCGGCCGGCTTGTGCCGACATGTCCTGTGTTTCCGAACTGTATGGGAGGCAAGCCACGCCGCGTTGGTCCGTAGCGGTGACTGGATACCACCGGTGGAGCGGGCGACCGGGATGGCCGAGGAACGCTCACCCTATGGGGCCGTGTCGGCGGCGAACTGGATAGCCTGCCAGGCTTCGCACTATCTGCATCGCTACGGCGTGAGCAGGGATGTGTTGGGCTGGATCGCGGTCAACGCCCGAACCAACGCGGCGCGCAACCCTGAGGCGGTGTATCGCGACCCGATCACGATCGACGACTACCACGCTGCGCGGATGATCTCTTCACCATTCGGCCTCTACGACTGTGACGTGCCGATCGACGGTGCGGTGGCGGTGATCGTTTCGGCGGTGGAAACCGCGGCCGACTGCCGCAATCCCGCGGTTCTGGTGGAGGCGGTCGGCACCCAGATCATGGAACGTCTTTCCTGGGACCAGAGCACCCTCACCCACCTGCCTCAGTCACTTGGCCCATCGGCCCATCTGTGGTCCCGGACCGACCTTCGTCACGATGACGTCGATGTCGCTCTGCTGTACGACGGTTTCAGCTTCAACGCCCTGTCGTGGCTGGAGGGCCTGGGGTTCTGTGAGTTCGGTGGCGCGACAGACTTCGTCGACGAGGGGAGGGGCATCGGGATGCGGGGAAGGCTGCCACTCAATCCACACGGTGGACAGCTTTCGGCGGGGCGGACGCATGGCTACGGACTGTTTCGCGAGGCCGTGCTGCAGCTGCGCGGCCAAGCCCATGGCCGTCAGGTCGAGAATGCGCGTGTCGCCGTTGTCACTGCCGGGGGAGGCGTTCCCTCGGGCGCGATTCTGCTGCGCAACAACTGA
- a CDS encoding amidohydrolase family protein: MPLQPHMQLISTDDHLIEHPRLWTDRLPKKHLENGPKIIEKLMPKAINPGNGAAIGEGLSERPAQVWEYEGRIYPYIGLNAVAGKKPEEYGVEPTRYEDMLPGCYDPKARVADMDIDGVHATLSFPSFPRFAGTVFLEGKDLELALLSVQAWNDYVLDEWCPTAPDRLIPLTILPLWSIEDCVKEIHRTAAKGSRTISFPENPVPLGLPSFHTDHWDPVFAAAVETEQPLCVHFGTSGQAPITAPEAPMAVMISLFGCNSMYATADLLFSPVFHKHPGLKFLLSEGGVGWVPYLLERMDATWSKHRHYQNIDPTVRPSELFAKHIHGCFIEDDFGIANRHAIGIDNITWESDYPHSDSNWPNSRKLVHESMLHVPDEDVHKIVELNARKLFNFPRS; encoded by the coding sequence ATGCCATTGCAACCGCACATGCAGTTGATCTCCACGGATGATCATCTGATTGAGCACCCGAGGCTCTGGACTGACCGGCTGCCGAAGAAGCATCTTGAGAATGGCCCCAAGATCATCGAGAAGTTGATGCCGAAGGCGATCAACCCGGGCAACGGCGCCGCGATAGGCGAAGGATTGTCCGAACGGCCTGCGCAGGTCTGGGAGTACGAAGGCCGAATCTACCCATACATCGGCCTCAACGCGGTCGCAGGCAAGAAGCCCGAGGAGTATGGGGTCGAGCCGACTCGGTACGAGGACATGCTGCCGGGGTGCTACGACCCCAAGGCTCGTGTGGCGGACATGGACATCGACGGTGTACATGCGACCTTGTCGTTCCCTTCGTTCCCGCGCTTTGCCGGCACGGTCTTTTTGGAGGGTAAAGACCTCGAACTGGCGCTGTTGTCGGTGCAGGCATGGAACGACTACGTGCTTGACGAATGGTGCCCGACTGCGCCGGATCGCCTGATTCCACTGACGATCCTCCCGCTGTGGTCGATCGAGGACTGCGTGAAGGAGATCCACCGAACTGCGGCGAAGGGGTCGCGCACCATATCATTTCCGGAAAACCCTGTGCCGCTGGGACTTCCTTCGTTCCACACGGATCATTGGGATCCGGTCTTCGCTGCCGCGGTGGAGACAGAGCAACCGTTGTGCGTTCACTTCGGCACATCCGGCCAGGCCCCCATCACAGCACCGGAAGCGCCGATGGCGGTGATGATTTCCCTGTTCGGATGCAACTCCATGTATGCCACGGCCGACCTGCTGTTCTCGCCGGTGTTCCACAAGCATCCTGGGCTGAAATTCCTGCTGTCCGAGGGTGGGGTGGGCTGGGTTCCCTACCTGTTGGAGCGGATGGACGCCACCTGGTCGAAGCACCGCCACTACCAGAACATCGATCCGACCGTGCGGCCGTCCGAGTTGTTCGCCAAGCACATCCACGGATGCTTCATCGAGGACGACTTCGGAATCGCCAATCGTCACGCCATCGGCATTGACAACATCACCTGGGAGAGCGACTACCCGCACTCCGATTCGAACTGGCCCAACAGTCGCAAGCTGGTCCACGAGTCGATGCTGCACGTCCCAGACGAGGACGTGCACAAGATCGTCGAACTCAATGCGCGGAAGCTCTTCAACTTCCCTCGGTCATGA
- a CDS encoding mycofactocin-coupled SDR family oxidoreductase gives MGKLDGKVAFITGAARGQGRSHAVALATEGADIIAVDLCEDIATNEYPLSTWADLEETRRLVEKEGRRIHIAKADVRNLAALEAALGGGIETLGRLDVVVANAGICPMGPAYTGQAFIDAVSVDLTGVINTVATAYPHLTSGASIIATGSVAGLIKGAADNPATGPGGAGYAHAKRGVATFVHDLAAALAPESIRVNAVHPTNCSTDMLFSTPMYRVFRPDLDAPGREDAEAAFPAMQPMPTGWVEPADVSSAVVFLASDDSRYITGLQLKIDAGATLSGTVPFAFS, from the coding sequence ATGGGAAAGCTCGATGGCAAAGTCGCCTTCATCACCGGGGCCGCGCGTGGTCAGGGGCGCAGCCACGCCGTGGCGCTGGCAACTGAAGGCGCCGACATCATCGCCGTGGATCTGTGCGAAGACATCGCTACGAACGAGTATCCGCTGAGCACATGGGCCGACCTCGAAGAGACGCGGCGACTTGTGGAGAAGGAGGGACGTCGCATCCACATCGCGAAGGCCGACGTGCGCAACCTGGCGGCACTGGAGGCAGCGCTGGGTGGCGGGATCGAGACACTGGGCCGACTCGACGTCGTCGTGGCCAACGCCGGCATCTGCCCGATGGGCCCGGCCTACACCGGTCAGGCATTCATCGACGCTGTGTCGGTCGACCTCACCGGTGTCATCAACACCGTGGCCACTGCGTACCCGCACCTGACTTCCGGCGCATCGATCATCGCCACGGGTTCAGTCGCCGGGCTCATCAAGGGCGCGGCCGACAACCCGGCCACGGGCCCTGGCGGCGCAGGGTATGCCCACGCCAAACGAGGCGTCGCAACCTTCGTCCACGATCTCGCAGCCGCTCTGGCACCCGAATCCATCCGGGTGAACGCCGTGCATCCGACGAACTGCAGTACAGACATGCTCTTCAGCACACCGATGTACCGCGTATTCCGTCCAGACCTCGATGCGCCGGGTCGCGAGGACGCAGAAGCCGCGTTTCCCGCGATGCAGCCGATGCCCACGGGTTGGGTGGAACCCGCCGATGTCAGCAGCGCAGTCGTGTTCTTGGCCTCCGACGATTCCCGCTATATCACCGGTCTTCAACTCAAAATCGATGCAGGGGCCACACTTTCGGGCACTGTTCCCTTTGCCTTCTCCTGA
- a CDS encoding aldehyde dehydrogenase family protein: MTSTTTSLFIDGTLCDGTGTETLDVLNPATEEVIAQVPQAAARDVRMAIEAARRAFDEGPWPTLHPRERAKVLLRMADALEERRTELIDLNVREAGSTRPLAEFLQVGIPLEHFRDMAERVLPAFDFERGVRPRIGRDLGQGVVLREPAGVAALVSAYNFPLLLNVMKLAPALAAGCTVVLKPAPTTPLEALVFGEIAQEAGLPPGVLNIVTGDAEAGRELTTNPMVDLVSFTGSDTVGRLVYEQAAPSLKKVVLELGGKSANIVCDDADLVAASSAVVTNMVTQAGQGCALLTRTLVHRSRYEELVSMVSQGLAGIVVGDPADPSTMMGPLISAAQREKVESLIGSGVAQGASIAFGGGRPAGLDRGFFVEPTLFVDVDNSMEIAQKEFFGPVGVIIPFDDDDHAVRLANDSDFGLAGNVSAADPVRAYAIAKRIRAGTVSINGGGGSVSPHVPFGGYKQSGLGREWGEAGLEEYLQTKAVLWSAG, from the coding sequence ATGACGTCAACCACAACCAGCCTCTTCATCGACGGTACCTTGTGCGACGGTACGGGCACCGAGACGCTCGACGTCCTCAATCCGGCCACCGAAGAGGTCATCGCACAGGTACCGCAGGCAGCAGCCCGGGATGTCCGCATGGCGATCGAGGCGGCACGTCGGGCGTTCGACGAGGGGCCGTGGCCCACCCTCCACCCGCGGGAACGCGCAAAGGTCCTGTTGCGCATGGCCGATGCTCTGGAGGAACGGCGCACCGAGCTGATCGATCTGAATGTGCGCGAGGCTGGGTCGACCAGGCCATTGGCAGAGTTCCTTCAAGTCGGCATCCCGCTGGAGCATTTCCGTGACATGGCCGAACGGGTCCTGCCCGCCTTCGACTTCGAACGAGGGGTGCGGCCTCGCATCGGAAGGGACCTGGGCCAAGGGGTTGTGCTGCGGGAGCCTGCCGGAGTGGCTGCGTTGGTGTCGGCATACAACTTTCCGCTTCTGTTGAACGTCATGAAGCTCGCTCCCGCTCTGGCTGCCGGGTGCACCGTGGTGTTGAAGCCCGCGCCGACGACCCCGTTGGAGGCGTTGGTGTTCGGCGAGATCGCCCAGGAAGCGGGGCTGCCTCCCGGTGTGCTCAACATCGTCACCGGAGATGCCGAGGCAGGTCGAGAGTTGACCACTAACCCCATGGTTGACCTTGTCAGCTTCACCGGTTCGGACACCGTCGGGCGCCTGGTGTACGAGCAGGCGGCACCGTCGCTGAAGAAGGTGGTCTTGGAACTCGGCGGCAAGTCGGCGAACATCGTCTGCGACGATGCTGACCTGGTGGCCGCATCGTCGGCGGTGGTCACGAATATGGTCACGCAGGCGGGCCAGGGGTGCGCCCTGTTGACTCGCACGTTGGTGCACCGTTCCCGCTATGAGGAATTGGTTTCAATGGTGTCTCAGGGGTTGGCAGGGATTGTCGTGGGTGATCCCGCCGACCCTTCGACGATGATGGGTCCGCTCATCAGCGCGGCGCAGCGGGAGAAAGTCGAATCTCTGATCGGGTCCGGTGTTGCTCAGGGCGCGAGTATCGCCTTCGGTGGTGGACGACCTGCGGGTCTCGACCGGGGCTTCTTCGTGGAACCGACTCTGTTCGTCGATGTCGACAATTCGATGGAGATCGCCCAGAAGGAGTTCTTCGGCCCTGTTGGGGTGATCATCCCGTTTGATGACGACGACCACGCGGTGCGGCTGGCCAACGACAGTGATTTCGGACTGGCCGGAAATGTCTCTGCCGCAGATCCTGTGCGAGCGTATGCCATTGCCAAACGGATCCGGGCCGGGACGGTCTCGATCAACGGTGGCGGTGGCAGCGTCAGTCCGCACGTTCCCTTCGGGGGATATAAGCAGAGCGGACTCGGGCGGGAGTGGGGAGAGGCAGGTCTCGAGGAATATCTGCAGACCAAGGCGGTACTGTGGAGTGCCGGATGA